The Mytilus galloprovincialis chromosome 7, xbMytGall1.hap1.1, whole genome shotgun sequence genome has a window encoding:
- the LOC143084165 gene encoding transient receptor potential cation channel subfamily M member 5-like produces the protein MQLLELETYINQSLYVKFGDENNKNVRVPVVLVAANGDLEILSHIARAVQCNISVVVMKGSGGVSDLIAMCIEDSRNIRKMSPLLLHRKIPEDIFAKIEMAISIITNRYWMITIFDLIRDTPESLWERLTDGIMRAWSYDQEENKSVYVPSFKPIDQDVISISKYAVDIDWLSKEELFGGYCLTSSNHSDKQIKEILCSAILNQTTDVLRLLKNIKMNNDDASLTQLYRKVKRLPNAKQ, from the exons ATGCAACTTCTAGAATTGGAAACATATATCAATCAATCTCTTTACGTCAAGTTCGGAgacgaaaataataaaaatg TTAGAGTGCCAGTAGTATTGGTTGCTGCAAATGGTGATTTAGAAATACTCTCACATATTGCCAGGGCTGTTCAGTGTAATATATCGGTTGTGGTTATGAAAGGCTCAGGTGGCGTATCGGACTTAATTGCTATGTGTATTGAAGA CTCACGAAACATCAGAAAGATGTCCCCTTTGTTGCTTCATAGAAAAATACCAGAGGACATTTTTGCAAAAATAGAAATGGCTATCAGTATCATCACCAACAGATATTGGATG ATTACGATATTTGACTTGATAAGGGACACACCAGAAAGTCTGTGGGAACGGCTAACAGATGGAATAATGAGAGCTTGGTCATATGATCAAG AGGAAAATAAGAGTGTGTATGTGCCTTCATTTAAACCAATTGACCAAGACGTAATCTCAATTTCAAAATATGCTGTTGATATTGATTGGCTGTCTAAAGAAGAACTTTTTGGTGGATACTGTTTGACTTCATCAAATCATAGCGACAAACAG ATTAAAGAAATTCTGTGTTCCGCTATCCTTAATCAAACAACTGATGTGCTACGATTGTTGAAGAacataaaaatgaataatgatgACGCTTCTCTTACACAGTTATATAGAAAGGTAAAAAGGTTACCAAACGCTAAACAGTAA